The window AAATACGACTTCTCTTAACATTTTCCCGGAACCTATTGTACAGCGAAAGAGCCTGAGCATAAACAAGGGATCGAGACGGCTTGTCAACCTGAGCGGAACCTCAAGGTCTGTCATCCTGAGTGTCTGTGTCTGTCATCCTGAGCGGATGCGAAGGATCTCGCTCTTGTCATCCTGAGCGAAGCGATCGCGCAGCATCCCGAGCACAGCGAGGGAAGGACCCCGCTTTTGTCATCCTGAACGAAGTGAAGGATCTCGGGGTTGGTTTTTCGTCCCTTAGGGGCAAGACCGAGATCCTTCGGCCAAGAAAGCCGGCCTCAGGACGACAAACCGCTCGTGTCATCCTGAGTGTCTCTGTCTGTCATCCTGAGCGGATGCGAAGGATCTCGCTTTTGTCGTCCTGAGCGGATGCGAAGGATCTCGCCTTTAAACCCCCTCAGCCCGAGATCCTTCCCTGCCCATTCTCGAGCGATTCCGCAACTCCAGGGAACTACTGCAGAACCTGCTTGTATTCCCCCCACTGTCCGATGTCGATCCATTTCCGGTGCACCGGGAAGACGCCGATCCTTCCGCCCTTTTCCCTGACCCGGCCGATGAGGTCCGGCATGTCGAGCTTTTCACCCCCCCCTATCAGGTCGATGCACTCCGGTTCCAGGATATATACGCCGGTATTCACGATCAGCGGGACGTCGGGCTTTTCCTCGATCGTTTCGAATTCGCCCCCCGAGAGATGAATGACGCCATAGGGGACACTCACTTTCTTCAGTGCTCCTATTATGGTGAAGGCATACCCGTTTTCCCGGTGAAATTCAAGGGCGGAGAGATAGTCCACGTCCACCAGGATGTCGCAGTTGCTCACGAAAAAGGTCCTTGAAAGGCTGTCCTTCATCAGGGCGAGGCTCCCCGCCGTACCGAGAAATGTCTCTTCTTCCACGCAGGACACGGAGAAAGGCAAATCACTCCTCTCGGCAAGGTAGGTCTTGATGAAATCCTTGCGGTAATTGATTGAAAGAAGGAATTCCGAAAAACCCCGCTTTCCGAAGGACTCCATGATCAGTTCCAGCATGGGCTTGTCGCCGATGGGAAGGAGAGGCTTGGGAACGATCCTCGTGATGGGGTCGAGACGGCTCCCCCTGCCGCCGGCCATAACCACGACCTTGTTCTCCTGCCGTTCGACCGTCGCTTCCTCGGAGAGGACATCCTCGAGGTAAATCACCGCCACGGGCTCCCCTTTTTTTCCCACCACCGGAACCCTGCTGATTCCGTGCCGCTCCATGAGGGATCTCGCCCTGCCGAGGGAATAGGACGACACCGTCTTGGGGGAAGGATTGCACACCTCCCCGACAGGCGTGGAGAGCGGTTTTCCCGCGCTGATGCACCGCCGGATGTCGCCGTCGGTCAGCGTTCCGTTGAGCTTACCGGAATCGTCGACGATGAACAGTATCTGGGAGCCGGTATCGTTCAGGTGCTGTACTGCTTCCAGGACGCTCTTCGCACCATGAAGAAGGAGTTTCTTTACGTCATGCTGCTTTGAATATTCCATCATTCCTTCACCCTCCCTTCACACCCGGCCACCGCTTGAGCCATCAGCGTTTTCTTTTTCTCCCGGAGGGCATCGGGGAGGAGATGTTCCCCCTGCTCAAGAAGCAGGTTCATCATCTCCAGGTCCTCCTCGTGGTCAATGTCGATGACGCCGAAATCCCGCATGACGAACACGTCGAAATCCAGTGACGCGGGAGATTTGACACCCCTGGCAAAGACCTCCGGTTTGTACACGTATATGGAGGCGTTCATGTCGAACACTTCCGGCGCCTGCTGGCGGGCCACAAAAGAGGACGGCTTGCACAGGGAGAATCTTGCGTCGGGGTTTCTTTCCACCATGTTGAAATAGGGGTTCCTCCGGGCGGGTACGACGGAAAAGACAACGTCCTTTTTCCCCCTGAAGAATACGTCGCAGGTTCTCTCGATATCTTCCGGTGTGCGGAGAGGGGATGTAATGTCGAGATCGACCACGGCGTCGAAGGTCTGTCCCGTATCCCTGGACGCGTGGGAGAGCACCTCGCCGATAACGTCCATTTTCGCCACCCTGTCCCCGGCAAGTTCGTTTCTGCGCTTGTGGAAATACGCTCCGGGAGCGAACCGCCCGGCCGTCTCGAGGATCTCGTCGGAGTCGCTGTCCACCGCCAGCGTTTTTCGTATTTCGCCATCGTCCCGGAAGGCCGAGGCGGCGTCAAAGAGCGTCCAGGCGACCAGCGGCACACCGCAGAGCAGACGGATGTTCTTGTTCTTTATGCCCTTGGATCCGCCCCTTCCGCAGACGGTGAACAGTATCTCCTTCATTCTCTTTCTCCTCCTTCGGCGATGCGCAGTGTCGCCAGCCCGTCCTCCAGGGAGTTGAAGGACTGCTCCCCCTTTTCCGAAAGGTCCAGGAAATATACCATTTCCTTCTCGTAGAGGTCCTCCTGGGGAAAGGTCGTCGTTTCTCCCGACAGAAGGGAGGTCACGGTCCGCTGGATAAGGTCGCAGACGAAGGTGTCATCCTTGCAGAACAGCTCCAATTCCCGCCGGGCCTTTCGTCCGAAATAATCCAGGTGAACTTCCACCAGCCGTCCTCCGCAGGTCATGATAAAGGCCGCCCCGTCGTCACAGTCGGTCTCGAGGGCCGAATATTTGCCGGACACCCGGACGACCTTCTCCGGTTCGCCAAAGAGCCACCGGGCATAATCAAGCTCGTGGATCAGGTCGAGGGCCACTCCACCCCCGAGTTCCCGCCGGGCGCTGTAGACGGCCCTGTAGTCCCTGCCTTTCCGCCAGTCTGGAAGATAGGAGGAGCAGAGCAGGCGGGCCGCAAAGACATCTCCGGGCAGACGGGCTTTTAAGTGCTCGATTATCGGATGAAACCGCATCGGGCAGGCAACATGGACCGTCTTTCCTGAAAGGGAACGGGGAATGCCGGATGCTACAGAGGAACTATGAAAAACAGGCTTCTCGATGAAAATGGACTTTCCCAGGGACTCGGCCTTGAGCAGCGTTTCATAGTGCATCATCGTGGGGTTGGTGATGAAGACCAGGTCATAGGGAGGCTCCAGGTCGTTCCAGGAGGCACAGTTTCTGTCCGCCAGGCCTTCGGGCATTTCCCCTCCCCGGCCGGAGCGGAGGGCATGAATTTCCCCTTTGTAGCCGCGAGTCCAGAGAAGATGCCTCAGGTTTCGGGCATGGCGCATCCCGATGGACCCCATGCCGAAAAAACAGGCTTTCATTGCTCTCTCCACTCCCTCTCGAGCTGGTCTGCCAGCCCCAGGATCTCCCGGTGGCGGGCATAGCTGTAGCCCCGCTCTGCCGTTTCACCGCTGACCAGGCGGAAAAAATGGCGCAGCTCTTCGAGGTAAGGGCTTTCGCTGATGAATTCCGCATATCCGGCCTGCCGTTCGAGTTCCTTTTCGTCTAGCAGGGGATGGATCGGTTCCCCCGCCGGGGAAAGATAACAAAGAGACCGGCTGTTTCCCTCCCACAGGATCGTTCCTTCCTCGCCGCTGATCCGCAGATTCCTGACCGCCTTCCTGGAGACGCAGTCAACGGTAAGGCTCCCCGCCGTTCCATCGGCGTGGCGCAGAAGGACCTGGCAGGTGTCCGGGTACGGAAGGTTCAGAGAACTTATCCGGGACCAGGAGCAGCTGAAGTCCGTCACTTTTCCGAAGCACTCCGTCAGCCATGGCAGCTCGATGCACAGAATTTCCCGGATGGCGTTCGTCCGGGGCGAACCGACGAAAAACTCGTCGTACTTTTCCCAGGGGTGCCAGTCCGGCAGATACTGGCCTACGTGGTAGGTATAAAACTTCCTCGCCCCCGTCTCCCCGTGGTTTCCGATAATCCACCGGTTTTCCGAGCGGTAGAGGGGAGTCGATGAGAGAAAAGCCACGGGAAATCCTCTCTCCTCGAAGGGCAAAATAGCGTCATACCCGTCATCCAGAAGGTCAAGCTCGGAGAAGGTGGGGATGCCCCTTTTCAAAACCAGCGGCACCAAATCTCCATGATTCTCCGGTGAAGTGCAGACTGCCACTGCATCAGGCGCTAGCGTCTCAAAAACTTCATCCAGGGAATCAAAAACATCAGCATTGAACTGCCGGGAAAACTCTTCTCTCCGGTCCGGGCGGGAGTCCACCCCGAAAAGGGCAACCCCGGGAAAAAATCTTTCAGTCAGTCGGGCACGGCGCCTACCCATGGACCCCAGGCCAACGACGAGAAGCTTAAGAGAAATCAAATCAACACAACCCCCTGAAATGCTAACCTTGTCAAATCATCAAACCTTCGCTGTAATCCGCCTGAAGAGTTGGAATATTTCAATGACGCAGCAGACACTCTATCATATGAGTATCAAAAACATTTATTCCTGTTTCTCGCCTAACTTCTGCTCTTTCACCGTAAGAATCATCGATAAAAATAGCATCCTGTTCTTTGATATATTGACTCTTCTTCTCAGTCTCACTTACAAAAATCACATCATCAAAAAGCCCTTTTATGCGGTAAAACTCAAGACTGCTTCCAAGATCAACTTTCGTCCTCGTCAACAATGTAATGGGGACGCCATCATTGACACATTGAAATAAGAATGCCACTACCTGCAAATTTATTTTGCCCCTGAGAATAAGAGTATCGTCAAAATCAATATAAACCCGACTGAAGCTGATCGTGCTGGAATAACTATTCTGCAGTGCCCGATCTAATTCCAGTTCATAATTGTTAAGCAGAATCGAATCGATTATTTGACCGTCAAAAAGGTGAAGCGTCAGGAGCGGCAAATTTACACCGTAATTTCTTGTCAGTGCTGATCCTCCTGCTATTCTTGGGGCAATTTCCAGCAATGACAACTGGCCTTTGCTGTTTTCTTTCAACTGAAAGAACCAGGCGCCCCGAAGCTCGAGATTTGCATTAATAATCTCAGCAATTCTCTTGAACTCTTTATTTTCCGCTCGTACAGCATTGACACTAATCCCGCTTTTAACTCTCCGTCTGACCCTGCCGCCGAAATAAACCAGATCCCCCGAAGAATTAGTAAAACAATCAATGGTGTATTCTTCCCCGGGTAAATACTCCAGAATCAAGAGGTTTTCCGCACCATTCAGGCTTTTGTATAAAGCAAGTTCTTTTTCACTGCGAATCAAAGCAGTTCCACGAGCACCCTGTCCCACATCAGGCTTAACGAAGACAGGGAAAGGAATTTCTGTATCGTCTCCTATTATCTTCGGAACCTCAAGAAGCCCCGCAAAATAACCATATGTCTTTTTTTTTGACCGGGTAATTTTCGCAGTCTTGCAAGGCGGAGCAATGACCTGGCCTTTGAAACACTCCCTGAATTCTGAGAATTTCGTAAGAACCCCGTCCATTGCAGGGTAAATAAAGTCAAAATCATATCTATCAATCTGAGATGCAAATCTTTCGATATCTGCCTTTTGGCTTGAATCATCGATAAAATGAAGGTTCCCTATATGTTTCTCATATACAAATCTGCCGTGGTCATAGGAGCTGGAACCACCAAACAAATCGAAATGGATCGAATTGCCGGCGGCTTTGTGTATTTCGAGGCCGATTTCAGTCCCGCAGGGATAAACCAAAACACGCTTACTCATAGGAAAAAAACCTCACAACATTTCTTAAAACGCTCATAGCACTATATAAGAAATATTTGGATCAAAGGTAAACTTCTCAAACTTAAAATCCGAAACATTGAGTTCCTCTAGAACCGCCTGAGTCTCACCGGGCCACCAGGGATTATTAAGTTCATCAAATGCCAAGATTGCCCCTTTTGGCATACGCGGTAAGAAATGGTGCAAGGCAACCTTGGTTGGCTCATAAAGATCAAAATCCATAAACAACAAGCTGATAATCAAGTGAGGATTTTCCTTTAAAAACAACGGAATCGTCTGCAAAGCATCACCTTTAATCAGATAAACCTTTTCTATTTCGTTTATAAATCTATTTGAATTATAATCTTCTATTACTTTCTTTAACTCTTCAAAAACCTCGTAGGGAGCCTGAAAACCTCCGACTTTCGCTTCTTTATTCCCATATTCTCCCAAATCCTTAGAGTTGATTGAAGGAAAGCCGTCAAAGGTATCAAACCCGAAAATTCTTCTGTCAAAGGCAATTGGTTCCAAGGCGGAGGAAAGTTTTGCCCAGGTCATTAAACTTCCTCCATGATGAACTCCACATTCGACGACACTCCCTTTAATCCCCATCTGTAGTTTAAA is drawn from Aminivibrio sp. and contains these coding sequences:
- a CDS encoding nucleotidyltransferase family protein; the encoded protein is MMEYSKQHDVKKLLLHGAKSVLEAVQHLNDTGSQILFIVDDSGKLNGTLTDGDIRRCISAGKPLSTPVGEVCNPSPKTVSSYSLGRARSLMERHGISRVPVVGKKGEPVAVIYLEDVLSEEATVERQENKVVVMAGGRGSRLDPITRIVPKPLLPIGDKPMLELIMESFGKRGFSEFLLSINYRKDFIKTYLAERSDLPFSVSCVEEETFLGTAGSLALMKDSLSRTFFVSNCDILVDVDYLSALEFHRENGYAFTIIGALKKVSVPYGVIHLSGGEFETIEEKPDVPLIVNTGVYILEPECIDLIGGGEKLDMPDLIGRVREKGGRIGVFPVHRKWIDIGQWGEYKQVLQ
- a CDS encoding acylneuraminate cytidylyltransferase family protein yields the protein MKEILFTVCGRGGSKGIKNKNIRLLCGVPLVAWTLFDAASAFRDDGEIRKTLAVDSDSDEILETAGRFAPGAYFHKRRNELAGDRVAKMDVIGEVLSHASRDTGQTFDAVVDLDITSPLRTPEDIERTCDVFFRGKKDVVFSVVPARRNPYFNMVERNPDARFSLCKPSSFVARQQAPEVFDMNASIYVYKPEVFARGVKSPASLDFDVFVMRDFGVIDIDHEEDLEMMNLLLEQGEHLLPDALREKKKTLMAQAVAGCEGRVKE
- a CDS encoding Gfo/Idh/MocA family oxidoreductase, encoding MKACFFGMGSIGMRHARNLRHLLWTRGYKGEIHALRSGRGGEMPEGLADRNCASWNDLEPPYDLVFITNPTMMHYETLLKAESLGKSIFIEKPVFHSSSVASGIPRSLSGKTVHVACPMRFHPIIEHLKARLPGDVFAARLLCSSYLPDWRKGRDYRAVYSARRELGGGVALDLIHELDYARWLFGEPEKVVRVSGKYSALETDCDDGAAFIMTCGGRLVEVHLDYFGRKARRELELFCKDDTFVCDLIQRTVTSLLSGETTTFPQEDLYEKEMVYFLDLSEKGEQSFNSLEDGLATLRIAEGGERE
- a CDS encoding Gfo/Idh/MocA family oxidoreductase; translated protein: MISLKLLVVGLGSMGRRRARLTERFFPGVALFGVDSRPDRREEFSRQFNADVFDSLDEVFETLAPDAVAVCTSPENHGDLVPLVLKRGIPTFSELDLLDDGYDAILPFEERGFPVAFLSSTPLYRSENRWIIGNHGETGARKFYTYHVGQYLPDWHPWEKYDEFFVGSPRTNAIREILCIELPWLTECFGKVTDFSCSWSRISSLNLPYPDTCQVLLRHADGTAGSLTVDCVSRKAVRNLRISGEEGTILWEGNSRSLCYLSPAGEPIHPLLDEKELERQAGYAEFISESPYLEELRHFFRLVSGETAERGYSYARHREILGLADQLEREWREQ
- a CDS encoding ATP-grasp domain-containing protein, which encodes MSKRVLVYPCGTEIGLEIHKAAGNSIHFDLFGGSSSYDHGRFVYEKHIGNLHFIDDSSQKADIERFASQIDRYDFDFIYPAMDGVLTKFSEFRECFKGQVIAPPCKTAKITRSKKKTYGYFAGLLEVPKIIGDDTEIPFPVFVKPDVGQGARGTALIRSEKELALYKSLNGAENLLILEYLPGEEYTIDCFTNSSGDLVYFGGRVRRRVKSGISVNAVRAENKEFKRIAEIINANLELRGAWFFQLKENSKGQLSLLEIAPRIAGGSALTRNYGVNLPLLTLHLFDGQIIDSILLNNYELELDRALQNSYSSTISFSRVYIDFDDTLILRGKINLQVVAFLFQCVNDGVPITLLTRTKVDLGSSLEFYRIKGLFDDVIFVSETEKKSQYIKEQDAIFIDDSYGERAEVRRETGINVFDTHMIECLLRH
- a CDS encoding TylF/MycF/NovP-related O-methyltransferase encodes the protein MIRETDIPEAIVFNNFSKYVRRQALSRFLAQYELFKLQMGIKGSVVECGVHHGGSLMTWAKLSSALEPIAFDRRIFGFDTFDGFPSINSKDLGEYGNKEAKVGGFQAPYEVFEELKKVIEDYNSNRFINEIEKVYLIKGDALQTIPLFLKENPHLIISLLFMDFDLYEPTKVALHHFLPRMPKGAILAFDELNNPWWPGETQAVLEELNVSDFKFEKFTFDPNISYIVL